In Spinacia oleracea cultivar Varoflay chromosome 5, BTI_SOV_V1, whole genome shotgun sequence, a single window of DNA contains:
- the LOC110775900 gene encoding uncharacterized protein, protein MSETTKTNDNIIRYTKKSYDDYDYHKKPPIRRFKGSLMNVIKMALYMLRRKGDKTNKKTLSPSLSLPPTTNVTLTDLVGAIRPFHLQRDVGGGISPPPPPTQLHLPPGNGVAEVVVVVPPPPTQLHLPGGDGVVVVAPDEISQASSYHPKYAASSSSSRSSSLGGGEMIMSSRYTSAQSLYDLDNHDDEDEDEDDMMLNDEDAYYDGLEGDEMIDDKADKFIAKFYQQMRLQKF, encoded by the coding sequence ATGAGTGAGACTACCAAAACCAATGACAACATTATTAGATATACCAAAAAGAGCTATGACGACTACGACTATCATAAGAAACCCCCAATTAGGAGGTTTAAAGGGAGTCTTATGAACGTTATCAAGATGGCATTATACATGTTGAGGAGGAAGGGTGACAAGACTAATAAAAAGACGTTGTCGCCCTCCCTCTCCCTCCCACCAACCACCAATGTCACTCTGACGGATCTTGTAGGGGCAATACGCCCCTTTCACCTACAGAGGGACGTTGGTGGTGGCAtatctccaccaccaccaccaacccaACTCCATCTCCCTCCTGGGAATGGGGtggcggaggtggtggtggtggtgccgCCTCCACCTACCCAACTTCATCTCCCTGGTGGGGatggggtggtggtggtggcgcctGATGAAATATCTCAGGCGTCCTCTTATCATCCAAAGTACGCCGCCTCATCTTCCTCTTCGCGCTCATCTTCTTTAGGAGGAGGAGAAATGATCATGAGTAGCAGATATACATCAGCTCAAAGTTTATACGATCTCGATAACCACGATGATGAGGACGAGGATGAGGACGATATGATGTTGAATGATGAAGATGCTTATTATGATGGTCTTGAAGGTGATGAAATGATCGATGACAAGGCTGATAAGTTCATTGCTAAGTTTTACCAACAAATGAGGCTCCAAAAGTTTTAA